The Kitasatospora paranensis genome has a window encoding:
- a CDS encoding HpcH/HpaI aldolase/citrate lyase family protein, with protein MTVNRLRPRRSCLAVPGSNPRFLEKAQGLPADQVFLDLEDACAPLVKESARHNIVDALNNGDWGKKTKVVRVNDWTTHWTYRDVITVVEGAGPNLDCIMLPKVQDAEQVKALDLLLTQIEKTMGFEVGKIGIEAQIENAKGLINVDAIATASPRLETIIFGPADFMASINMKSLVVGEQPPGYDADAYHYILMRILMAARANDLQAIDGPYLQIRNADGYKAVARRAAALGFDGKWVLHPDQVAAANEIFSPSQEDYDHAELILDAYDWCTSEAGGAKGSAMLGDEMIDEASRKMALVISGKGRAAGMERTSKFEPPQS; from the coding sequence ATGACCGTCAACCGCCTGCGGCCCCGCCGTTCCTGCCTCGCCGTACCAGGCAGCAACCCGCGCTTCCTGGAGAAGGCCCAGGGCCTGCCCGCCGACCAGGTCTTCCTCGACCTGGAGGACGCCTGCGCCCCGCTGGTCAAGGAGAGCGCCCGGCACAACATCGTCGACGCCCTCAACAACGGCGACTGGGGCAAGAAGACCAAGGTCGTCCGGGTCAACGACTGGACGACGCACTGGACGTACCGGGACGTCATCACCGTCGTCGAGGGCGCCGGCCCCAACCTCGACTGCATCATGCTGCCGAAGGTCCAGGACGCCGAGCAGGTGAAGGCCCTCGACCTGCTGCTCACCCAGATCGAGAAGACCATGGGCTTCGAGGTCGGCAAGATCGGCATCGAGGCGCAGATCGAGAACGCCAAGGGCCTGATCAACGTCGACGCGATCGCCACCGCCTCGCCGCGGCTGGAGACAATCATCTTCGGCCCGGCCGACTTCATGGCCTCCATCAACATGAAGTCACTGGTCGTCGGCGAGCAGCCGCCCGGCTACGACGCGGACGCCTACCACTACATCCTGATGCGCATCCTGATGGCCGCCCGCGCCAACGACCTGCAGGCCATCGACGGCCCCTACCTGCAGATCCGCAACGCCGACGGCTACAAGGCGGTCGCCCGCCGCGCCGCCGCCCTCGGCTTCGACGGCAAGTGGGTCCTCCACCCGGACCAGGTCGCCGCCGCGAACGAGATCTTCTCGCCCTCCCAGGAGGACTACGACCACGCCGAGCTGATCCTCGACGCCTACGACTGGTGCACCTCCGAGGCCGGCGGCGCCAAGGGCTCCGCAATGCTCGGCGACGAGATGATCGACGAGGCCAGCCGCAAGATGGCCCTCGTCATCTCCGGCAAGGGCCGCGCCGCAGGCATGGAGCGCACCTCCAAGTTCGAGCCCCCGCAGAGCTGA